gcatcgttaataatggcgtaagcgccatcgacaataaggtttcatagataacgtcacatataaggtctagtcatttgccagagtcgagataggtgcgacgacgagcaaagcgaggaggagcgtgttaggttaactgtgaccaaacagtgccaaaaccgacttttatttcatcgtcatgatgctaacttacaaaaattaagtttttgataagataaaataactaattttgtattagacttcagaaatcattctactacctaaaaagaagcgtttcaaaaagtgtatttttaagttgttatccaaacaaacagtttctactgtaaggtcgggaaatcatacgatttattgggtggagttgcgacttgatcattcggcaaaatgatatgaattttgtacaaggtatatagactttaggtattccgtgcattaggcatatcgacattaggtaatgcgtgcaggaagtatatcaactttaggtatttcatgcgataggtttaacagttttaggtatttcgtccattagataaatcaaatttaggtacatcgttcattaggtatatcagctttaggtgtatcgtccattaggtatatcagctataggtgattcgtgcattaggtacaatagctttaggtaaaacgtgcagtaggtaaaacatgcattaggtatatcgtgcattaggtatttcgtccattaggttatttaagcttaggtattataaacttaggtcagtcaatgtttaggtaaaatgattgataggtaatttaaaaataggtgaatcaagcataggtgattcaacattaggtaaatcagttttcggtattctgatatgtaaccgtcccacggtaagctcaagaaaagcttgtgttgtgggtactcagacaacgatatatataatatataaatacttaaaatatatagaaaacaaccataactcaggaacaaatatctgtatcatcatacaaataaatgtccttaccaggattcgaacccgggaccatcggcttcataggcagggtcactacccactaggctagaccggtcgtcaaataatattctactaaacaataattatatttttgattttaggtacatatttcgttcattaagtgcatcgacttcaggtatttcgtgcattaggtgtatcgaatttaggtatttcgttcattaggtatgttaactttaggtaatttgatcattaggtataccgactttaggtaattcgtgcagtaggtatgttaactttaggcaattcgatcattaggtatactgagtttaggtatttcgtgcattaggtatatcaacattaggtgtttcgtgtattaggtatattagctttaggtatttcgagtattaggtgtttcaactttatgtaaatcgagcataggtattctgagcttaggtaaaccaattgtaggtgaaacgtgcaataggtaatccgttcattaggtgttatgagcttaggttaattgatcattaggtattttttaaaataggtgaaacgagcataggtgattcaacattaggtaaatcaattttcggtattctgatatgtaaccccaAGCTACGGTAGAAACTTAGAAAGTATTCGGTGCAACAGTAGAATATAATAAGGCCTTAACATGTGCATGTTCCATACGTATCGTATGCAAGAGCCATATAAGGCCAGGAATCAATTAGTGCAATAATCTAGAATTTTggagtataaataaatataagtaattgAACTGATCGTGTCTTTGTCTGTTACAGTTAGCGGATGGTTCGTGGCATCGCAGTCCTTGTATGGTGGCAGTAACGCTGCTTCTCGAAGGCCTGCGCCATATCCACCCCGGCCGCCCTCCCGGCCACGGACGCTATCACCGCCTTGTAAGTCATTATATTTCGTAAACAGGTAAACTAGTAAGAGATATTTCACTCAAGAAAAACTTATGTTGATGGTTGGTCGTTGGTTGATGATGGTTCATTATCCATTCAATAGGGCTTCGAATGTTCCGAATTCCAGTTGCCAGTCACCCTTCTAAAAGTCCTTTCCCTCGGGCCGTCTTTCTAAATTAGGTCGGATTTACTtcaaaacatacatatattttaggACCATAGTAACGTTCGTTCATATTTAATTTCAGCAACCTACAGCAGCTCAGAGCGCACTCCATCCGCGAACACCGCCAGCTACACATGGTCCGGCAGCGGCTATTGGCCGGCGCAGGGTTCTCCCCCTCCGCCCCCTTCATCACCGTACCGCACGCCTCCATACCCTGCGCCGCTGGAGTACCAGCCCGCTGCCACACAACCGCAGCCGTTATATCCACTTCAAGTAAGTTCACTTACACGTACACAAAGTAGCAATGTGGTCACGTATTTGTTAAATACACCAATCGTTAATCAATAAGATGCAGCTAGTAGCCTGCATCCTAATTTCGATCGAATCGATCAATGCTAATCGCTCCTCGAGCGAACCGTTTGCAAAAGGATCAGTAACTGCTTGCGTACATTTCGTAGGAAAATATGCACATGCAGCATATGTCTTGCTCTTGCGTTAGCCGTATGTAAACGACGAATTTGTTGTGCATTCACGAGATCTAGATGTACCTTAACATAatcaatattattaatattattatacatcTTATGTCAAATATAaatacaaatcctctttattgcacaaactcaaaataaaacaaggaaacACTCTTATACATAAACACAGAGGTAAACAGAAGGCGACCTTATGTCTAAAGAGCGatttcttccagacaacctttagagaatttatattttcaataattaatGTTGTTGCCATTGCTTGTTTCCAGTACGAGACGCCAGCGCAGCACTCGCCCTATTATCAACATGCGTATGCATCGTACGCACACCACCCCATTGAAGATATTTCCTATTGGCCTAACGGGTAAGCTAATTAAATATACATTCATCTGAAACTCAACTGACTATGATATGACCAAAATAATCtatcaaatattttattcaataatcgtcaatacaacaatatatatatatatatatataaaaaaaaaaaaaactaaaacttaagACTAGCTTTAGTCAAAAAGTCCCCCCCGAGTTGTCCCTGGCGCAAAGGTACCCATCACACTAGCcgcgttaccgcgttgaatggcgatggacaacctttgcacCAGGTACGAACCCGCGCGGGCGTCCGATCCCTTCTCCCTCATTCGACGTCCCACTTCCCTAATAAAGGCAGTAGCCTCCGACCCCCAGCACCCGGTTGTCTCAAACGCAAGGGgcacaaaataataatttccgGCCAGGTTCGCATATTTCTCCAGCTTCTTGGCCGCGGCAAAATCCGCGGCGGCACCAGCCGCCCGCACAGTTCGGCCGAGGTGTGAGGCCGCGAAAGTGCTAACGCACGTAGCGTCCCATAGCAGGCATTTACCCCTCTGCCACGGCACCAAAGTCAAGCCGTCTGGCCTTTTACCATCGGTGCGGCAGAGGCCCGGAGGCTCCAGGACACAGGGGATGTTGGCGGATATTAAAGCCCTCCTCACGATGTCATTGAGAGCGTGGTGACGCGGAAACCTTCCTGAACAACGACAACATATCAAAGCGTGATGGCCATTcgccaaaaataaaaaaattaaaaataaaaataaaataattggaaTTTTGActtgtaattaaattaataaaagttATCAGTGTTCCTACGCCTGCCATGAATTGACAGCTTAGGACCTGAGGGCCTACAGCGAACAACgaaaaatttaaaatcgttATCTaggcaagagcgatagagaggcagataacgattttagattttttcatgTTGGCGGGTACGCCATCTAACTTAAGCTGCTAACATAATTATTGAATCCTTGTAGATATACAAGGTCAGTAATATGAATGAATAAGCAATAATGATCTGATTCTGCTGCACCTTTTACTGAGCTGTAACtcttactgaggtgtgccaataaagagtattctatctgaTTTTGTTTCAGCTTAAACAGCTACGGCTACCAACCATCTGAATACGTCGGTACCGGTGACGTAGCCTACAACTCCGAAAACATGCCCTTCGGTCCCACGGGACCTCCTCTAGAAGCGGCCCCAGTCACGGAGGGCCGTGGTACGCCTCCGGGCCCTGAACACGGAGACAGAGAATACAAGTATAACACAGAAGAACGCCACTCACCGTGCGAGGAACCAACGTTGTCACCACGTCCTCCTACTCAGTGATATAGTGTTTTTGGGACGATTTAAGGTGTTACTTCACTGGACGCTTTTATACTAAATCCTGGACGATATCGTCGACGATAGTATCAACGCGACTCCATACAatctcatacattttggctcCCTGCAGCCCTGTTGTGTCGTGATGATATCGTATAAAAGCGTCGATTAAGTAATCAACCGTCAAATGTGAGCTACTGTTGTATATTCAgaagaaaaaaatactaaagCACCTATCTGTTGGATATCGAGATGGAACTTTTTAATAAGATGAAGCTTTCCTTTTACACGATAGAAGATCTCAGCCACATTGGACCGTAAAACGATAACAGTCTAATACATTAGTTGCCCATCACTCTCACTATACAATTTGACGCATTATTACTTTACTGACtggttttgtttgatatttaagCTTTGTTTGAGGCATTGACTACAATTGATTAGTTAGTGTGGTAACACCTTTAGAATATAATAAGCTAGAGTATTTTATTGCACGTTCGTCCGTAAGTAGTTAATTTTGCACGTGCTATGATGGAACTCTTAACTGCCCAAAATGGAGggtttttaaatatacttacccAACAAACATGATTCTCAcagaataattaaatattcgatcacatgtaaatatgtattgtaaatAGGTATCAATATAATCTGAGATGGTTAAGAGCTCTCATCAAAGcagaaattaaaatacaaaaaaaaaatctatttaataatATTGTGACCAGtttttatagagttagaccaagaaaagtctgcagcgattttaatagcccacgcagtgacagtgttaaatattacttattttaaacgtcaaacttctatgaaattatgacgtttaaataacacttgcactgcgtgggctatcaaaatcgctgcagacttttcttggtctaactctatctgtTTAAGATCCGTCCACTAATAATTTAtgataaaatgtatattttgtaaattgtatttttaattgaaatgcTTCTATTTTGTATGCAGCAATATTTatagggtctgtgcggaaagagaagagtcgtagaatatatgggctcccctacatttcacgactcttctctttccgcacagactctaaacgACAAGACACAGCCTGCACACGAGTGACACGATCTCTCATCGTAGAGAAGTCTACTTGCCCCCACAACCTCGCACTAAGTGCGCTGCATCAGCTGCATGGTTGGTGCACAGCACACCTTCCCTATCTCTAAATTAGCTACGTATAGCTACGTAGTTGCATTTGATAAACGTGTTGGCTTGCCAGTGTCTGATTTTACCCTCTTTGAGTTAAATATGTTCTGACAAGAAAAATACACTAAGTAAACGAAGACCAACCTGTAgcgtagggctaagatggttggctcttttagggaatgcaataaccggccaaacttcataaccggtttcggttacggttatgcccgaaaaataaccgaatatcggttataatcggttacggttattttcgaagaaaaattataaatttacaatgaagtaattaaaaaaatacaaaaatctttgttttagtacctacagtattatgccggctacatacgtaacgataaatcgttgcgataaaactgtgcagtccgactgTGCGATAAATCGAACGTTCCTAGTGCCTCCACACGCCTCCGATATCGGAGCCGATCGTCAGTTCTCCGCAAAGCTCATCAGAAACAACATGTCATCCACAATGGCACTGCTTTGGAGTTAGATTTATGATTTCTCTATTAAACAGATGTATAgcgccctccagactatgcgcgtgaatcgcgggcgaagccgcgaatgcgagtgtggcgtcgatttcgcagattgttcacgccttcgcgccctgttctccgttttttgtcggtatttcggcccgcgtcaaaggagacgcgaagcgcgaacttgcaagactccacattacacaatattttggctcctctgtggcaagataaatattaattatattatgatatattatattaagcagctatattttacggttttacaataaaacaaaatggaaaaacagctaaatcacgtatgatgccatagataactaacagttaaactcgatcagctgatgcttttccgccatattgccgcaaaccaaactgcgaaatcgccgtgaagcgtgcgagtgtggagtcatacgtcaacttcgcgatttgttcgctccgcgacgtcgcgccgcgattcacgcacatagtctggagggggcttataatgtaggtaaagcTATGGCTTTACCTACATACGgcgattaaataaaattatagtatgAGCGTAGGAAAACATGAAAAATCccgtaagtacataaataagtttttgccaaaaatttcatttttggtacaagcttttattgctgactgtacttttcttacaacagacaactaatactcatcaagacaattataaaaacccctaacactattaggttgcgttgtttcatcacagagttcctatggccacctcctgtctccatcctcAGATCAGCTCAATGGTGCCATAATATtggattgtcatccgatttatacatgcaaattacaaatacaaaaataaaacagcaacaaatttaacttgctagatttgattacagaccgacaaacagacagacaacagtcaggtgaaactaaataaaagcttgtaaaaacagcgactacgaacagagaaccctaCTATCGGGTCACTGGCACTAAATGCAGTACCGTCTtgaccataagggcacacggggcccgtgcacACAGGGCCCCgttcctcagggggccccgaaggatagacagtaacagtatatatatttgattacacataataaatgttagtttaattcactttctttactttccaaattctaaagtttatttttttcattaatgtaTTTACTAGAATAATAGGTAACCCACGTGCGCACACAAGCGAGCGACGTGAAGTACTGCCGAAATGAACGGTCGCCATCCACACGCAACGATAAAACTGTGCAGTTCACTTCGACAACgatttttctgatataatttgcaACTGCCACCGATCAACGATTTATcgtaacgatttgtcatacacacggttCGATTTATCTGCAcagtcggactgcacagttttatcgcaacgatttatcgttacgtatgtagccggcattagggaatgtgagtaagtcttcgttttttagtaaaacacaccaaatacagtaaaagtaaaatatgaccttggacgtgatacaatattcaataaaaatatttcataaataagggaagtaaatttggtatatttttgtttttaaagtcCACGAATGACATAAATCATAGTCACAGGCGTCGCTGCTAAAAATtgcaggattttgtagtcattagacaataaaaacatacaatttaagtaataaataaataaccgaaaataaccgtaaccggttattcgagtttccaatattcggttatgaaattttgtcaaaatattctttataaccgatttgcattccttagCTCTTTatcaattgtgtcgcttaacttcaaactcgggtaaatccattcgaccctctcagcaaatatctactctATTACCTTCTCTTAATACtataatcgcataatctgacagatggatttacccgagtttgaagttaagcgactcaattgtcGCCATGCCTATCATGTTCTAACAATGCGAAAGTATCTATGTATAGtcgtatcatcgagagcgtggaattgcatatgtagtaggtagtattgtttgtttacaggcattctatatttgaattttctattttcttgtactatcagcatacaaccactacaaatgcaattccatcttctcgataattcaactataagtgcgaaagtgacgcatggcatgacaggtgatcaaaATGCGACCATCATACCGCGGTCATCATACACTGTATTAGGCGGCTCGCTATAGTCGCTATATAGTCGCTATATTATGATTGTTGATAGTAAGTTTGACCTTCGCTTGCCTAATGTGTAATCACGTAAAAGAAGGGTGGCCTGCTATGTATGTCTGTGGTACAAAGATTAAGCTTCTAAATActgttaaattaaaatttatgcCTGTGGAAAAGAATTCCATctgtttattaatttctttcttGTTTACACCTAT
This genomic window from Cydia splendana chromosome 9, ilCydSple1.2, whole genome shotgun sequence contains:
- the LOC134793726 gene encoding T-related protein isoform X2; the protein is MLCGQIVIDLTATYTVMLEFVQVDSHRWKYVNGEWVPGGKAEVPPSNAIYIHPESPNFGAHWMKEPISFAKVKLTNKTNGNGQIMLNSLHKYEPRVHLVKVGTDLRRIMTYPFPETQFIAVTAYQNEEVTSLKIKYNPFAKAFLDAKERPEGYYQRDFVGTHYPQQSSSPHQYPQFSGWFVASQSLYGGSNAASRRPAPYPPRPPSRPRTLSPPSTYSSSERTPSANTASYTWSGSGYWPAQGSPPPPPSSPYRTPPYPAPLEYQPAATQPQPLYPLQYETPAQHSPYYQHAYASYAHHPIEDISYWPNGLNSYGYQPSEYVGTGDVAYNSENMPFGPTGPPLEAAPVTEGRGTPPGPEHGDREYKYNTEERHSPCEEPTLSPRPPTQ